Sequence from the Carassius auratus strain Wakin chromosome 32, ASM336829v1, whole genome shotgun sequence genome:
TCCAGCATGCCTCTCTTGCGGCTCTCGTACAGGAGTCTCTTTCTCTTGATGTCCAGGGATTCTCCTGTCCTGTCCTGCCACGGAGGCAGAGGGATCTCAATGACCGCCGGTTCTGGGGCATCACCACGGTACCCCCGAGCAATCACTGTGCTGACAGCTGGACGCAGGGATGCCCGGCAAACAGAAAGAACAGCCTGAGGAAATACAGTTctggttaactataataaccctggtttgttaaaaaaaaaaattcaggaggTGAAGAATCTGTAACATTACATGTTCATTAAAAAGTAAAACACCTGCTCAGgaaactctatatatatatatatatatatatgtgtgtgtgtgtgtgtgtgtgtgtgtgtgtgtaaactaatataaacatttaaaataagtgaaaCTGGTCTTATGCATGAATTCAGAGCACAGTTAGTGTTGTTAACGTCCTCATCTAAACTTGCTgtcaaaataagatattttagatattaattagtgtgtgtgtgtgtgataggctGCAAACAGAGGATCTCACTGCAAACACATGAGGTCAAATGAGATCTTTAAAAACCAGTCTCCACATAAAAATGCAAAGCAAGCAAAACCTACCTTTCGTGCGACATTTGCTGAAAACATGTTATCTTGCAGTATCTTCAGTGATGTGCGACTGATCAGGTGTTTGGCTgacaatgtgttttattattattttgaaggaGAGTTTATGCAACCGTTTCACAATCAAAGCAGGAAGCGCCATGTTGGTAAGGTCAAAACTTATCGtcttatttgaatattatttgaaTGCTGCTTTGAATAGTTCTTTATTTTCTGTGTCGTGCAGATGTAAGGTGAGTATTTTAGCCTTCGAGTTTGTCTTTGACTTCTTGGCTTAATAAAGGGTAAAACATATTGTAAGCTGCTGTTTGTTTCCTAGGGAATGTTTTTCAGTGAGGACTTGTGAAAGCGGATGCCCATTTTTAAAGGACCTGGACCAGTGTTACTAATTATAATCAATAATCTTATCCTATATGAATTACCTTTGCTCTACGTTTATTATACGCTTAATTAATAAGCAAACCCCTATTTAATGTCTGAAATTATATAAACTTAAATTACATTCCAAAacttaaaaaagattaatatttttactCCTCACAGTTTGTCTTCAAAATCCAAAGTACACCGGTTATTAAAGTCAGAAAGAGCTTCTGTGCCAAGTGTGTTTTAATGAATgtacagatattttattttagtttacaaatgtaacattttcagaTGCTACGTATGAATGTGTCAGTTATGATGGATAATATATAGTGATTTCTAGAAGCTTAGACAAAAGTTACTTTGATTATTAGTCATAGGCTATAGGTAAATTTATgttcaaatacattttcagcaacaaTTCGAcaagttattttaatatgaaatatacactactgccttttttatgttacttttttaattatgttttatttagtttcatataACAAACGTTTTGGCAGAGCagtataattttcatttagtgtttctttttttttttttacctaatatatatatatatatatatatatatatatatatatatatatatatatatatatatataaaatattcagctTTATTTCGATTGACAATATTTTTGATGATtttagtaaataattaatgtttaagGGCAAACACTTGACAGATGTATCAATATAAGCCATTGTTACACAGAAAAGAGCAGCAAAAACAGTGAGGGTGAATAATAACaaattgcattctttttttaggctaaatattatttttatcagatctttcttttttaaactcaaatatcaAAACTGTAAAGTTGCTAAAGCAGATGCCCATTAGATTGCCTCAATGTTTTTGTGTTATTGTGATATGTAATGAACCCCACAAGAGatacatttaaatctttatttaacaaaatgcaaataaacaaaagttGACGTCAGATATAGTCTAATGAACCAGCCATGTCCGAGTCGAAGCCCATGCCTGTATGTCCTCTATTAGGATCAAGTCTTTGAAAGTACAGGAGAGGCGAGGCCGAGTGGGATTTCATCTTCAGTTGCACAGAAAGCTCCTCATTTCTCCAGCGGTGCATAATTCAACAGCTTCTCAATGAGATCCACGTGAGCCAGAAGCATCCGGCGACAGCAGTATCGCTTCAAACCCAGAGCATCAAGAGCATCACTGTGAAGATGAGCAGAGAGAGTCAGTTTCAAGCCACTCTTATCATCTGAAGCATGCAGAAAATCAAAACCAAGAGGAAATTTGATCAACTCACCCTTCTGTATACTCTGCTTGAAGAAGACCTAAATACGCCTCCCATTTGTTCCCAACAATCTTCCCACAAGTGAAGCAGCGGACGGGGATGATCATGGTGCAGGACGAGAGGACTGAATCAAAGAAAGCAAGCGTTTATTCTAAAACGCACAGATGATTTCCACcgtttttactattttaaagattttttttcttcttttttgtatgTCAGATACCAAACACTTTATTCAAAGTAAACAACttttcattatattaattaattaagcatacctattagtgtttttaaaaaaagtctcaACAATAAGACTAGACTCAGTCTATTATGGCTCATGAGGTTTTATTCTGCAGAGAAATGTAAATATGAGCTACTACAGATTCATATCTTAACAGATGAGAGCgggttgttgttattattgttcaatgtgtccaataaaaatgtaagaaacgTTACCTAAACAATATCGCGGGTAGCACACGTTCCTCTTGAGCCGCTTGAAACCAAACGAACGCAGTACAGATGCGTCATTTCCGCGACGCGTTTGTCAAAAGCGCGCGGGTGGAAACGTCGTTCTGAGGAGCGTTCCGCGCGCTTCTGAAAACAAGAGTGAGTCACGCgagaaaattctaaattctaaattcaGTAATTGGTGTGAGATAAAGTCACCAGATCTCTGTAACAACACAGATGTAAATTACGCAgttcttttaaaattatatttgagcCTTTTATGCTTATTTTATCCATACATGGGGTTTTCAGGCGTTTTGATGCCAAAGACGCTTACAAATTCTAAAcacaaatattttctaacaagTCTTTATGATCACCTTTAACAACTTAAAACATCAttgaataaaagctttctttttatatatatataaactaataataattactgaccccaaacttttgaacggtagtgtattgttacaaaagatgaacactgttcttttaaacttaatattcatcaaataattaaaaaaaaaaaagtatcgcagGTTGCAAAGAActaaacatattaagcagcaaatctgtttccaacattgataataaatcaacatattagaatgatttctgaaggatcatgtgacactaaagagttgagtaatgatgctggaaattgtGATTTGcattataggaataaattacattttaaagtatattaaaatagaaaaaaacattattttaaattgcaataatatttcaaaatattacagttttttctgtattttttgtaaactaaatgcagtcttggtgagcagaagagatgtgcgtgtgtgcgtgcgtgtgtgtatatatcatacagtctatggtgtgtgtgtgtgtgtatatatgtatgtatgtgtgtgtgtgtgtgtgtgtgtgtgtgtgtgtatatatatatatatatatatatatatatatatatatatatatatatatatatataaaattcttatattgttttatttttcattgtttcataCTGTTAAAAACCAAGCCTTGTAgaataaaacaattcatttaataaatgtttaaatcaaagaaagcaaaaagcaaagaaaaaaagtcacacatACTGTacgaaaaaaaagtttgaattcaAGTACTGAATTCTTTCTAAAAAAATAGCCCAAGGTGGGGAAAAATTCACACTGAGTCTGGGAAAATATTGTTCATTGTCCTTTAATAAGGTCAGCAAGTCACAAGGGAGCCATCTTGTTTTAATTCACACGAGGAAGAAAGGCAGCAGGCGAGGTTgtgtgcaaaataaatacatatggcAGGAGGAAAGGGGCCACATTAGAGGAACAGGTAAACTTCAttagaacaaacaaataaaatcataatcaCTCGTcgtcatcaccaccaccaccaccactaaAATAACCACCATGTTGCCGCATCTTCATTCACATCATTACCATCAGTATCGCAACTTATACAGTcttctttcttttaaatacaGAGTTCTAGTTGAATTATTGCATTACATACGcactttaaagaaaatgtaattttctgtaacaGTATGTCATGTGACGTGTGGGTGTATATTGTTTGTGTCTGCATGCATTTAGGGATTGTTTCTGATTTGTGTAGCACTCATCATAGTGTGACAGCAAAATTAAAGCTGCTGGCCGAGAGCTGTCATAATCTACGTTGCATCTACAGTATGTTGCATCACGCATCTATTCCCATTGGCCCACTTCAGCAAATCGTCAACATCGTTCCAACAAGAAACTAAGATTTTGAAATGGCACAGATGGTCTACAGTATGTAGTTCACACAGGCACTATTATTAAATTACTGAATGTCTTGTTTCTggttgattgcaagtgatgtcaaATACAAAATGAACCCATAGTACAATATTTGAATCTTTACATTTCTACACTTTCTCTCAGCAATACAGGCCTAACTGTAATAGATGTCAGTGGCTTAATATGTACATATGGATTTGCACAAGCATTTGCTTTTATTGGTATCAAGACATAAATAGCATTTAATTTCCATAAAAGACAGAAAACTTCtgtatttttaaacttgaatcaTGCATCTTAATGTTATTGTATCTTACAGTTGGCAGTTTGGACTTAAGTCCAGCTTGAAATAATTGGATAATTGGTTTAATTTCAACAATATGGCATGGATGAGGATGTTTTTGACCGTCAGGCAGAGTGACTTGAATGAAAGTTTTGGTGTAAATGTGCATTGGCTATAACTATGTTATATGAAAAGTGTTTGGCCTAAATACATCTCTAGCTTGCTTTAATAGCAGACAGGAACATCACCACAAGCACTAAAATTAAAGtacagcataaaataaaaatgcctaGCGACTAGAGTGACCATACATACTTATTTTCCAAGACATGACCTGGTTGGGATTTGTAAATTGCctgaaatgtcacagttttggATGAGGATTTCTTTTTACTATTGATGTGTTCCACAGCCCTCACACATTATATTTGCATTGTCTTGACTGTTCTTTGTAGATCCCGCTTTATCGTGTGTCACAATTTGTCAATCATGTGTACAATGTCTGCACGcaattggtcaaactactttttaATTAGGACTTTCAGCAAGGATGAAAACAATAGGAAAGCAAAGTCAAAATctggacattttaggcaatttagaaatcctggcCTGGATAAGTTCTGGACAAAGAGGATGTATGTTCACCCCGCTAGTGACTCCCCAACCCTTTATATAAACTTTAATAGTCTGTGAACTAAACAACCCCACTGTTTGACAACCATCGTAGGCCTTGTGTCAGTTTTTCTTGACTAATAAGATTACGCCCACCAATACAGCTCCAAGTGCGATGACAGCTCCTCCAATCAGGAAAGGCTTTAAACTTTCTAAGGCTTCACAGCTACATCCCGCGGACTCCTCCGTCCCCTGTTGATTGGTTTCTCCATCTTCCTCCGGATTCTCAGGTTCTGTGGGTTCAGCAGAGATGGGGTCTGGCTTTAGCGGTGGTGCTGCCTCCTTCTTCTCTGCTTTGGAGGCAGACTTTGATGCTCCTTTGGCTTTTGCTTCCATGTGGGCGTGGGATCAAGGGGTCAAGGAAATCCTGCAGGTTTTCCTGAGCtttcttttggaaataaaattataaagaaGAGGGAGAGTTTGAGGTTCTAAATCTCTCCAtgtacacaactgttcaaaatttggggtcagttattttttgaaagtctcttttgcttaccaaggttgaatttatttgattagaaatacagtaaaactgtataaatgtgaaatattaatctaatttaaaataactgttttgtgtttttaaatattgcattacttaATATATGCCTGTGATTAATTTTTagcattattcctccagtcttcagtgtcacatgatccttcagaaatcattctgatatactgatctgatgctcaagaaacttttcttattatcgatgttgaaaactgtttcggctgtttaatattttgtgcaccttgaaatattttttcacaggatttgtttacacaggatatcttattttattaatggagagttcaaaagaacaaaagaagttatttgtaagattataaagatctttactgtcacttttggtcaatttaatgcatctttgctgattaAATAGTTTTTGCTCGAGAGCAGTGGACTGAACTAGCATTATATGAAAAAGAGCTGCTGAAGAGTCTTTAACAATTGTCCACAGAAAAATGCACATGGGTTTAGGATGGAAAAATATGTGAACATGTCATCCAAAACAGAAATATATCACACCATAATATTTGACCTTGATATGGCAATGACATTACTGTATATGCAGTGGCCTACTACTGTTACATGCTGTGCTTGCTTGTATTAGACAGCCAAAGGGCAGCATCCATTAGTTTTTGTTTCCTTAAAAAGCATGTACGTGTTTCGTGCGTAGAAGCTCTTTTTCAAAGTATATGTAGGACAAAAAGTGACAAGTAACTATTAACAACAGTCATGTTGCTTACAGATGTGACCTTTTGCATCCACCGGACACAATGAACTATGGTTCTAAGGCATTAAACATGCACTAGTTAGTCTGCAGCATACAGAAATATCCCTGTTAATCTGCATGAGTCATACAGGACCGGTGGAGGGGAGGGGAGCAAATTACATTAAGAATAATTCAAATCACATAAAAGGACTGAAGCCACGCAGAACCATGAAGAGAATGTATAACCTGCGAAGATGGATTAAAAAATATGATGTGATGGATGCGATTTGTGTAGTGATGCAGTTATGACGGATGCACAGGCCCCAGCAGCGCATCACATTCTCTTCCCGTTCTGATGATATATGTCTGCTTAGGAAGATGATGATGGATGGAACATACCTTCTTTATGTTGCCTTGTAACCCTTCAAAGAAGGAATCTGGAGAGACGGAGGATGAGAAACCAAGAGATACGCTCTGCAGGAAGGCCTGAATCCGTCCTCAAGGAGAAACAGAATCAAAGGAAATGGAGTGATGGAGGAcacagcaggaggaggaggagaggagaggtacTGGGATGTACCACTCCATCACTGAGAATAGGGGAGGCGCAGTGCAGCTGGGGTGTGTGTACTTTCGTTCGGCGTGAACTGGTGCAATGCTTGTTGCATTGAAGTTTTATGTCATTTTACTTTATTGACGTCATATAGGTGCCACAGTCTGCAGCAAACTCAGACAGTTAGTGTCCTGGGGCAATCAATCctttaacaaaacataaaatgcattttttgggGGAGTACCTAAACAGGTTTTACCTGAGCAGAAATGTTTTACAAACTCACTTGCATTGGAATGTCAGTCATGCGTCAAATGTCAGTCAAATTCCCACACACCTCAAAAGACTGTTTGGTATGAACCTGTTTATATCATCATTGAAGGgccagatctatctatctatctatctatctatctatctatctatctatctatctatctatctatctatctgtctataaaatgaaatgaattattttataaatgtatacaatctatctatctatctatctatctatctatctgtatgtactgataaaatcaattaataataataattcattacatttatatagcgcttttctaggcactcaaatcgctttacattgtcaggggggcATCTCCTGATCAATTGATTAACTGATTTGTTTCTTATCCATTCACTCCCTGCTGATTACGAAATCTTAAGATATTCGGGAAATGACGTCGTTCCACGCCCAGCACACTATTTTGGAGGGGTCTCCTCTGTATTCACTAAGCCCGTCCCAGCAGTGTGCCAGTGGTTCCTAAGCAGCGGAAAAGCGCAGCGCCTCTTACGGCAACCAAAGGATGACGTGAGATACGCCAGGAGCGCAGGCGGGAAAAGGGATGCGGGTCTAGTATGCGCAACTGGAATGGAGAATCGCAACGACGTTGcttgtatggaaaaaaaaataccgTAGCAAAGAAATACAGCAATCAATCTGACTGGGACCTGCTGCTGCCGCGGACACACTGAGCGTGGCCTGGGCTTACCGCACGATTTTACTACGTGGAGAGGGGATGTCATGACCGAGCC
This genomic interval carries:
- the polr2l gene encoding DNA-directed RNA polymerases I, II, and III subunit RPABC5; protein product: MIIPVRCFTCGKIVGNKWEAYLGLLQAEYTEGDALDALGLKRYCCRRMLLAHVDLIEKLLNYAPLEK